The segment GTTGAGGCCGGTCCAGGAACAGTTCGAGGATGTCGAGAGCGCGGATGACTGCCGGAACCACACGGGGCATGTTGATAGTCCTTTCCCGGCGCTCGCTTCACCCGATGAGGATGGTGGCAATGCCGTACTCCATTCACCACCTGCGAACCGGCGACACGTCGTGCTGGGCATTGTGCCAGGACGGCGGGTGGGCCGTGCTCGACGGTTCGCTCGCCGACCTGCTCGCCCTGCCGCTGGACCAGGCCCGGGCCGTGCTGGAGGCCGCCGCCCGCGATGCCCACCGCGACCGGCCCGGCGAGCAGGTGCTGGCGCCCGTCGACCGGCAGGAGGTGTGGGCGGCCGGGGTGACCTACCTGCGCAGCCGCGACGGGCGCAAGGAGGAGTCCGGGCACGGTTCGCTCTACGACCAGGTGTACGACAGCGACCGTCCCGAACTGTTCTTCAAGTCCAGTCCGTGGCGGGTCGTCGCAGACCGTGACGCCGTCGGGATCCGCGCCGACTCCGGCTGGGACGTCCCCGAGGCCGAGGTCGGCCTGGTGCTCAACGCGGCCGGCGAGGTCTTCGGCTACACGTTGGGCAACGACATGAGCAGCCGCTCGATCGAGGGCGAGAACCCGCTGTACCTGCCCCAGGCGAAGATCTACGACCGGTCGTGCGCGCTGGGCCCGGCGATCGTGCCGAGTTGGGCAGTCGGCCAGGGCCCGTTCGAGATCGGCCTACGGGTGCTGCGCGCCGGCCGCGCCGCCTACGCCGCGACGACGTCGACAGCGGCGATGGCCCGCGGCTTCGAAGACCTGGCCGGCTGGTTGTTCCGGGCGCTGAGCTTCCCGGCCGGCGTGATCCTGCTGACCGGCACCGGAGTCGTCCCGGGCGCCGGCTTCACGCTCCGACCCGGAGACACGATCGAGATCACCTCTGCGGCCCTCGGAACGCTGACCAATCCCGTCGTCGCGATCGGCGATGTCCCGGCATGATGCTTCACGGGGAAGGAGCGCAGCATGTCGAGTTGGAGTTCCCGGGCTGTTCACGCCGACGCGGAGGTGCCCCGCGAAGCCGGGGCGGTGTCGCCGCCGATCGTGCAGTCGTCGACGTTCGCGGCGGAATCGGCGCAGGAGTTCGCGGAGATCGCGCTGCAGCGGCGCGGCAGCGGCTTCTACACCCGCTACGGCAACCCGAACCATGCGCAGGTCGCGGCGGTGCTCGCCGACCTGGAAGGGGCGGAAGCCGCGATGGTGTTCGCCTCCGGCATGGCGACGATCACGACGACCGTACTGGCGCTGGTGCAGTCGGGTGACCATGTCGTCGCGCAGCGACGGCACTACGGCGGGGTGCCGTCGCTGCTGCTCAACCTGCTGCCGCGCTTCGGGGTGACCTGCACCCAGGTCGACCAGACCGACCCGCAGGCGTTCGCCGCCGCGATGCGGCCCGAGACGCGGCTGGTGCTGGTCGAGTCCCCGAGCAATCCGCTGCTGGACCTCACCGACCTGCGCGCGGTGTCCGCGCTCGCCCACGAGGCCGGCGCGCTGGTGGTCGCGGACAACACCTTCGCCACGCCGGTCAACAGCCGCCCGCTGGCGCTCGGGGCCGACCTGGTGTGGCACAGCGCCACGAAATATCTCGGCGGCCACAGCGACCTGTCGGCTGGCGTGCTCGCCGGACCGGCCGATTTGCTCGACCGGGTCTGGGACGCCGCCATCATCACCGGGGCCGTCCTCGGCCCGATCGACGCCTGGCTGCTGTTACGCGGGATCCGCACGCTCCCGCTGCGGATGCGCCAGCACAACAGCAACGGCCTGGCGCTCGCGCGGGCGCTGCAGGCGCACCCGGCGGTCGCAGCCGTGTACTACCCGGGCCTGCCGGATCATCCGCAGCATCAGCTCGCGGCAACCCAGATGGATGGGTACGGGGGAGTGCTGAGCCTGGAACTCGCCGGTGGCTACGCGGCGGCGGACCGTTTCATCGACGGGTTGCGCTACGCCCGGCGTGCCGCCAGCCTGGGCAGTGTCGAGACCCTGGTCGTGCATCCCGCCACGATGTGGCAGGCCATCCTGCAGCCCGGCCAGCTCCAGGACGCCGCGATGAGCCCGGGCTTGGTGCGCCTGTCCGCCGGCATCGAGGACACCGCCGACCTGGTGGACGATGCGATCCACTCCCTGGACGGACTGCTGGGTTGAACGGGCGCCGACGCATGCCGGCCGAGCCCCAGCGGGATCGTTGTACGACAATGATCCGGTGACCGCGAGTACCCTGCTCCTCATCGGAGCCTCAGTGCTCCTGGGGCTCGTGCTGTCGGTTCTCCTCAATCTGCTCCGGCGACCGGCCTGGTTCAAACGCGGCCACTTGGCGGCGCTGCTCGTCGTGGCCTTGGTCGCCGGCGTAGCGGCGATGGTGTTGAACAAGATCGCTGAGAAGCCGCCCACCGCCGACACCCCGCCTGCCGCCGGAAAACCGCCGGATGGTGCCGGGACTGCCATCGAGTTGGCGGCGGATCTGCGCGACCGGATCGTGCTGTCGACCGACGACAGCGCAGGCTCGAACCTGCTTTTCGCGTCGCGCCTCGACGGGACCAACCGGCGCCGGATCGCGGAGTGGGGAGGACCGGTGACCGGAATTCCACACCGCACCGACGTGCTGGTCTCACGGTACGACGAGCGTTCCGGGCACGGCCGCATCGAGATCCGCACCATGACCGGCGACCTGGTGAGGGCGCTCACCCAGCCTCCGGTCGGGTACGGCGATGATTCGCCGTCGTACGCGGTCGGCGTCGGACAGGTGTACTTCGTGCGAACCAAGTGGAACCGGGCGGACGAGAACACCTCGACCACCGGATCCAGCGTGGTGATGCGCGTACCGATCGACGGTTCCGGGACGGCCAGGACAGTCCGGGTCGGGACGGAGCTGCGGACCGTCTCCACCGACGACTCCGGCCGGGTGATCGCGGGTACCTGCGACGACCCGAGCCACGTCGGCCAGGCGTGCCTGACGGCGGAGGGCCGCGACGATTTCGAGTATGTTCCCGGGTCGGAGGGCACCACGATGTCGGACGTCCGGGTGTCACCGGACGGCCGGTTCGTCGCCTACTCATCCTTCGCCAGGAACCCGTTCGGCGAGTCCCAGGTGTTCCTGTACGACAGGCGCAGCAAGAAGACGATCGACGCCTCGAGGCTGGACGGTCTCAACAGCCAGCCTTCCTGGGTACGCGACTCGAAGAACCGTTGCCTGCTGTTCACGCACGACCGCACCGGCAACGCTCCGTCCGTGTATCTCACCTGCCTGCGCGACGACTGGCAGACGGCGAAGATCCTGCCCATCGGCCAATATCCCGAGTTGGTCCAGCCGTGATTCGCGTGCTGGCGATCGCCGGTTTCGGCACCGTCGCCACCATCCTGCTGGCGTTGGCCGGAAACTGGCTCTCGCAGACCCTGAAGCTGAAGAATGGGCAGGTCGTCGGGGGCGTCGTCGTCTGCGGCGTGCTGCTCACCGTCGTAGGCGCCGTCGCGCTCCAACCGAAGGACGACCTTGCGAAGCAACCTGAACCGGGCGGCGCGGCCCCTGCGGTCAATCTTGCGGAACTCGCTCCGGAGCTTCTCGAGCAGCGACTGCTCACCATCGATGACAGCGCGGATCGCCCCGCACTGTTCGCCTCCCGGCCGGATGGAACCGCGCGGACGCTGATCTGGGACATGCCGGACAGCTGGCCGGCCGCCGTGGTCCCCGAGACGGACGACTTCATTCTCTCGGCTCCCTGGGAGGAACGGTCCACCGACCGTTTGGAGATCTTCAGCAGCCAGGGGGAGTTCCAGCGGGCACTCACCTCGCCGCCCGCTCTCAGATCGGACATCTCGCCGGCCTACGCAGCCGCCCGGAAGCGGGTCTACTTCATCCGGCAGTCGTGGCGGGACACCGGGAACGGCTCCCGGGTCAGCACGCGAAGCCAGCTCATGGAAGCGTCCCTCGACGGGTCCGGTGCACCACGGCCCATACCGACGCCGGGCTTCCAGATGCGCACCGTATCCGTCTCGGCCGACGGCCGGGCCGTCGCCGGTTCGTGTGTCGACGAGAAGGACGATTCAGCTCAGGTCTGCCTGATGTCGCTGGACGGATCCGACGTGAAGAGGCTGCCGGGCAACGAGCGGGCCGGGCCGAGTGAGGTGTCGATATCCGCGGACGGCAGGTACGTGGCGTACTCGTCGCCGGCCACGAACCCGTACGGTGAAACGCAGGTGTACGTCTACGACAGCCGGACGGAGACGACGACGATGGTCTCCCGTCTCGCGGGTCTCAACGGCAACCCCGCCTGGGCGCCGACCATCAGGAAGCCGTGCCTGGCATTCAGCCATTTCGAACGCCCGCAGGGCGCGAGCATCTACGTCACCTGCCTGTCCCCTGAACCGGTCACGGTCGAGGCGGCACCCGTCGGATCGAACCCGGTCTGGCTCCCTTGATCATCCTCGCCTCCTGAGGACTGGCCAGTTGTGGCCACTTTCGTTCGGCCGCCCCGTCCGGCCCACAGCATTTGGTGAGGGGATCGCCGCTCCCGGCGGTCCCGGACCAAGTGTTCGAGGGGGAGACCATGTCCAGCGTGGACGCCAGCGTCAGCAAGAACAGCGTCAGCAAGAACATCAGCCAGGAGGAGTTCCAGCGCCTGGTCGGCGAGGCCGCCAAGCTGCTGCGGCTGCGGCCGGTTCCGGGTTCCGACAAGGAGCAGGCTCAGCAGTGGCTGCGGCGGGTCGCCGAGTTCCTCCAGTCGTCCGGCATGCGGCAGGTGCTGTACGGGCTCGGCGTCGAGGCGCCGACCGACTTCGGCAAGCCGTCGGACCAGTCGGCCGTGGCCACTCACATCGCCGACTCGTTGGACACTGACGAGGACAACCCGCTGCTGCTGATCCCGCTGGCCGTCGAGGTCGCGTACATCGGCCTGGTGGGTTACGCGATCTACACCCACTACTCCCACCAGGAGTAAAAGCGATGAACACGCCGGAACCGCGCCCCACCGTCCGCCACGCCGGCCACGTCGTCGACCCGCTCGCCGAGCCGGCCGGGGGCGTCCGCAGCATCGTCCAGTTCACCCGGCCGCTCCGGCGCGACGAACGGCAGCGGTTCCGGCAGGCGTACGGCCTGGCGCTCACCGAATATCTGCCCGATCAGGCGTACGCGGAAAGCGTCGCCCCGCAGCAGCTGGCCGATCTCACCGAGGAACCGCTGGTCCGGGCCGTGACGGCGTACGACGCGCGGCTGCGGCGCGTCGCCGGTCCGCAGAGCCGCCGGGATTTCAGCAGCCCACGGGCCCGCGCCCGCACCGACGGCCTGCTCGACGCCGTGCTGTTCCCCGACGCCGAGCCGGCCGCCGCGCTCGCCGCAGTACGCGAACGCGGCGGCGCGGACCCCGTCCTGATCGACGACCGGCAGCACGGCGCCCCGGTCAAGATCCGGTTCCGGGGCGACGAGACGGTCGAGGCCGCCGTCGCCGAGCTGGACGACGTGCGGTGGCTGGAAGAGGTCGGCGAGGCCAAGCTGGACACCGAGCAACTGGACGCCCGTACGGAGGCCGTTCCGCTCGCCCGTGCCTGGGCGGAACCGCTGTGGCGGCGCGGCCTGACCGGGACGGGCCAGGTGATCGGCGTCGTGGACAGCCCGATCGACCTGCGGCACCGGTTCTTCGCCGACCCGCTGCACCCCGTCGGCCCGGCGCACCGCAAGATCACCGGTTTCCGGAACCCCACCGCGGAGGCGCCCGGCAAGCACGGCACCTTCGTCGCCGGCATCGCGGCAGGTGACGACCCGGACCGGCCGGGCGAGCACCCCGGCCGCGGCGTGGCCTGGGCGGCCCGGCTCACCTACGGCAACACCGACGACGTCGAGACGCGGGGAATCCTGAGCCTGCTCGCCGCCGCCGCGGCCGACGGCGCCCGGGTCCACACCAACAGCTGGCACGACGAACCGGTCCCGCAGTACAGCCAGCTCGCCGCGGACCTGGACGCGTTCACCTGGACCCACGAGGACCACCTGGTGGTCGGGTCCGCCGCGAACCGGGGCGAGCGGCTCGGCCCGCCCGGCACGGCCAAGAACGTGCTGGCCGTGGCCGCGGCGAAAGGCCCGGCGCCGGCCACCTTCGGTGACGGCGCGGTCGGCCCTGCCGCGGACGGCCGGCAGAAACCCGAGCTGATGTCACCCGGCTGCTCGATCCATTCGACGGCGCCCGGCACCGTGGACAGCGTCGTGCTCGACCGTGAGCTGTTCGGCTCACCGGGGCCGATCTGCGCCAGCAGCTGGGCCACCCCGGCGGCGGCCGGGCTGGCCGCCCTGGTCCGGCAGTACTACCTGCAGGGCTTCCACCCCGGTGGCACGGCCGGCTCCGGCCCCGGCTTCGCGCCGTCGAGTGCGCTGATGCGCGCCACCCTGCTGGCGGGCTGCCGCCCGGAAGGCAACCATCCCTATCCGGGCACCACCACCGGTTGGGGCAACGTCCGGCTCGACGAGGTGCTCGCCGCCGGCCTGGTCGTGCGGGACGTGCGCCATGCCGACGGACTCGACACCGGGGAGAGCGTGACGGTACGAGTGCGCGTGCAGGACGCGAGCAGCCTGCTGGCGATCACCCTGGTGTGGACCGACCCGCCCGGCGCGGCCGGTTCCGGCGAGCCCGTGGTGAACACCCTCGAGCTGGCCGCGACACCGCCGGGCGGCACCCCGCCCGTGCGCTCGCCGGGCCGTCCCGACACCGTGCAGCGGGTGCTCGTGCCCGACCCCGCCCCGGGGATCTGGACGATCGTCGTGTCCGCACCGGCGGTCAACGTCGGCGCCGACGGTCAGGGCTACGCCCTCGTCGTGGCGGGCGCGTCAGCCGTCTGATCAGCCACGACAGGGACCACGTTCGGACACAACGCTTCGCGAACGGTTGCCCGCGCGGGAGACTTCACGTGACCCTGGGTCACGGGAGGATCACGTGCGTACGCTCGCTCAGCCACCGCTGCCGCCGGGAACGCGGGCTGACCTGTTCGACGCGCTGCACCGCCTGCACCACCACGCCGGCCGGCCGAGCCTGCGGCAGATCGCCGCCGACGTGGGGTGCAGCCACACGACGATCTCCGCCGCCTTCGCCGGCCCGCAGGTGCCCCGCTGGGGACTGCTCGAACTGATCGTCGAGACCCTCGGCGGGGACACCGGCCGGTTCAAGGAACTCTGGGTGGCCGCCACCGAATCCGGCGACGACGCGGCGGAAACCGCGGCGCCGGCCGAGGTGGCGGCCACCGTCGTGCCCCGCGATCTTCCCGCGCCGCCGACCCCGTTCGTCGGCCGCGACGCCGCCTGCACCGGCCTCGACAGTGCGCTGCGCGACGCACAGCGCGGCGCCGCGGCCGGCGTCGTCCTGATCACCGGGGCGGCCGGGGTGGGCAAGACCAGCCTGGCCGTCGCCTGGGCACACACCGTGGCCGGTGAGCATCCGGACGGCCAGCTCTATCTCGACCTGCGTGGCTATGACGTGAGCCGGCCGCGTACCCCGTCCGCTGCCGTCGACGTGGTCCTGCGCCGGCTCGGCGTCGCGGCATCGGCCGTGCCCCGAGAGCTCAGCGAGAAGTCGGCGCTGCTGCGCTCGCTGCTGGCCGGGCGCCGGCTGCTGCTGGTGCTCGACAACGCGTACTCGGCCGAACAGGTGTGGCCGCTGCTGCCCGGCAGCCCCTCCTGCTTCGTGGTGGTGACCAGCCGGGACACGCTTCCGGGACTGGTCGCGCGGGTGGGCGTACGCCGGCTGGTTCTTGATCGGCTCGATGAGCCGACCGCGACCGACCTGCTCAACCGGCTGGTCGGCGACCGCGCCCGCGCGGAGCCGCCGGCGGTGCGCGCCCTGGCCGCACGCTGCGCCTACCTGCCGCTCGCCCTGCGGGTGGCCGCCGAGGTCGTCACGACCGACCCGCACGACTCGCTCGCCGACCAGATCGCCCGGTTCGATCACCGCTCCGCCCGGCTCGACCTGCTCGCCGCCGGTGGTGACGAGCGCACCGCCGTACGCAGCGTCTTCTCCTGGTCGGTGCGGCGGCTCAGCCCGGCCGCCGCTGCCCTGTTCACGCTGCTCGGGCTCAGCCCGTCGCGCTCGCTGGACGACGAGGCCGCGGCGGCACTGGCCGGAATGCCCACGGCGGCCGCGGCGGTCGCTGAACTCGCCCGCGCGCACCTGGTCGAACGGCGCGGTGACGCCTTCGGCCTGCACGACCTGCTGCGCGACTATGTGATCGAGCTGGCGGCTCAGCGTCCCGAGCCGGAGCGGCACCGGGCCCGGCAGCGGCTGTTCGATCACTACGTGGCCCGCTGCCGTGACCCCGGCTGGCTGCGTGAGCACCGGCCGGCGCTGGTCGCCGCGGCGCGCTCGGCGGCGAAGGACAGTCCCGCGCACTGCCTGCGGCTTGCCGCGCTGCTGCACAGCCACCTGGAGGACTCCGGGCATTATGCGGAGGCCATCAGCGTGCAGCGGACCGCGATCGAGGTGGCCCGCCGGCAGCACGACCAGCGTGCGGTGGCCGCGGCGCTGTGCCGGCTGGCCGGGGTGCAGCGGCGCGCCGGCGAGTTCGCCGACGCGCTGACAGCCGCGAGCGAGGCCGCAGAGATCAGCGATCACGAGCAGGACCGGATCGGTACGGCGGCCGCGCTGCAGGCGCTCGCCGCGGTGCACGTCCGGCAGGGGCGCAACGACCTGGGCGTCGGCGAGCTGGAACAGGCCACGAAGATCCTCAGCGAGCTCGGCGACCGGGACGGCGAAGCCGCGGCCGCCAACCGTGGCGGCATCGCGCTGATGCAGCTCGGCCGGCTCCACGAGGCCCTGGCACACCACCGCCGCGCCTACGACGTCTACCTCGAGCTCGGCGCGCCGCTGCCACGCGGGCGGGCCGCCAACAACGTCGGCGTGGTGTGCATGCGGCTCGGTGACTACGACGCCGCCCACCGCGCCCTGACCGAGGCGCTGCAACTCGCCCGCGACACCGGCAACCGGGTCGGCGCCGGCGTGGCGCTGGCCAACCTGGCAGAGCTGGCCGAGCGCCGGCACCGGTGGGAGCAGGCAGCCGCCGGGTATCGCGCCGCCATCGCCATCTTCGAGCCGATCGGCTACCTCGGTGGGCTGGCCGACGGCCGCCGCGGCCTCGGGCTGGCGCTGGCCCGGCAGGGCTCGCCGGAGGACGGGCTGGTCCTGCTGGCCGCGGCGCTCGAACTGGCCCGCAGCATCGGCGAGGCCGACATCGAGACGGCCACCCGCATCGATCTCGCCCTGGTGCGCCGGCTCACCGGCCGCGACGCCACCGCGGACTACCGCGCCGCCTGCGAGGCCGCCGAAGCCAGCGGCGACACCTACCAGCACGCCCGCGCCCTGGACGGGCTGGCCCGGTGCGCGCTGGACGCCGGGGACGCCGAGCAGGCCCGCCGGCTCTGGCAGCCGGCGCTGGAGGTCTTCACCCGCCTCGGCGTTCCGGAGGCCGCCGCGGCCGCCGCCGGGCTCGCCGAAGCTTCCGGCTGAGCGGCGACGGCGCTCGTTCAGGGTTACCGTCGGCGAAGACCCGTGCCGCCGAGGACGAGGAATGCGATGACCCGGACCGACGACGACGTAACCCTCGACGCGGCACAGGACCCGCTCGTCCTGGCCCTGGACATCGGCTCCACCGCCACCCGCGGCGGCGTGCACGACGCCACCGGCCGGCGCGTCCACCGCCTGCAGCACAAGGTGCCGCACGCCTTCACGGTCGCGCCCGACGGCACCTCGATCATCGACCCCGAACAGGTGACCGTGGAGGTCGGGCAAGTCCTCGACGCGGTGACCGGCGACCCGCGGCTCGGGACGCGGATCGCCGGCGTGGCGATGGACACCTTCGCCGCCTCACTGATCGCGATCGACGCGGCCGGGCGTGCGCTCACCCCGTGCCTGACCTACGCCGACTCGCGCAGCGCCGCCGCGGTCACCGCGCTGCGCGAGGAGCTCGACGAGCACGCGGTGCAGCAGCGCACCGGCACCCGGGTGCACACCAGCTATCACGCTCCGCGGCTGCGCT is part of the Actinoplanes sp. NBC_00393 genome and harbors:
- a CDS encoding fumarylacetoacetate hydrolase family protein, with product MPYSIHHLRTGDTSCWALCQDGGWAVLDGSLADLLALPLDQARAVLEAAARDAHRDRPGEQVLAPVDRQEVWAAGVTYLRSRDGRKEESGHGSLYDQVYDSDRPELFFKSSPWRVVADRDAVGIRADSGWDVPEAEVGLVLNAAGEVFGYTLGNDMSSRSIEGENPLYLPQAKIYDRSCALGPAIVPSWAVGQGPFEIGLRVLRAGRAAYAATTSTAAMARGFEDLAGWLFRALSFPAGVILLTGTGVVPGAGFTLRPGDTIEITSAALGTLTNPVVAIGDVPA
- a CDS encoding trans-sulfuration enzyme family protein, which produces MSSWSSRAVHADAEVPREAGAVSPPIVQSSTFAAESAQEFAEIALQRRGSGFYTRYGNPNHAQVAAVLADLEGAEAAMVFASGMATITTTVLALVQSGDHVVAQRRHYGGVPSLLLNLLPRFGVTCTQVDQTDPQAFAAAMRPETRLVLVESPSNPLLDLTDLRAVSALAHEAGALVVADNTFATPVNSRPLALGADLVWHSATKYLGGHSDLSAGVLAGPADLLDRVWDAAIITGAVLGPIDAWLLLRGIRTLPLRMRQHNSNGLALARALQAHPAVAAVYYPGLPDHPQHQLAATQMDGYGGVLSLELAGGYAAADRFIDGLRYARRAASLGSVETLVVHPATMWQAILQPGQLQDAAMSPGLVRLSAGIEDTADLVDDAIHSLDGLLG
- a CDS encoding S8 family serine peptidase — protein: MNTPEPRPTVRHAGHVVDPLAEPAGGVRSIVQFTRPLRRDERQRFRQAYGLALTEYLPDQAYAESVAPQQLADLTEEPLVRAVTAYDARLRRVAGPQSRRDFSSPRARARTDGLLDAVLFPDAEPAAALAAVRERGGADPVLIDDRQHGAPVKIRFRGDETVEAAVAELDDVRWLEEVGEAKLDTEQLDARTEAVPLARAWAEPLWRRGLTGTGQVIGVVDSPIDLRHRFFADPLHPVGPAHRKITGFRNPTAEAPGKHGTFVAGIAAGDDPDRPGEHPGRGVAWAARLTYGNTDDVETRGILSLLAAAAADGARVHTNSWHDEPVPQYSQLAADLDAFTWTHEDHLVVGSAANRGERLGPPGTAKNVLAVAAAKGPAPATFGDGAVGPAADGRQKPELMSPGCSIHSTAPGTVDSVVLDRELFGSPGPICASSWATPAAAGLAALVRQYYLQGFHPGGTAGSGPGFAPSSALMRATLLAGCRPEGNHPYPGTTTGWGNVRLDEVLAAGLVVRDVRHADGLDTGESVTVRVRVQDASSLLAITLVWTDPPGAAGSGEPVVNTLELAATPPGGTPPVRSPGRPDTVQRVLVPDPAPGIWTIVVSAPAVNVGADGQGYALVVAGASAV
- a CDS encoding ATP-binding protein; this encodes MRTLAQPPLPPGTRADLFDALHRLHHHAGRPSLRQIAADVGCSHTTISAAFAGPQVPRWGLLELIVETLGGDTGRFKELWVAATESGDDAAETAAPAEVAATVVPRDLPAPPTPFVGRDAACTGLDSALRDAQRGAAAGVVLITGAAGVGKTSLAVAWAHTVAGEHPDGQLYLDLRGYDVSRPRTPSAAVDVVLRRLGVAASAVPRELSEKSALLRSLLAGRRLLLVLDNAYSAEQVWPLLPGSPSCFVVVTSRDTLPGLVARVGVRRLVLDRLDEPTATDLLNRLVGDRARAEPPAVRALAARCAYLPLALRVAAEVVTTDPHDSLADQIARFDHRSARLDLLAAGGDERTAVRSVFSWSVRRLSPAAAALFTLLGLSPSRSLDDEAAAALAGMPTAAAAVAELARAHLVERRGDAFGLHDLLRDYVIELAAQRPEPERHRARQRLFDHYVARCRDPGWLREHRPALVAAARSAAKDSPAHCLRLAALLHSHLEDSGHYAEAISVQRTAIEVARRQHDQRAVAAALCRLAGVQRRAGEFADALTAASEAAEISDHEQDRIGTAAALQALAAVHVRQGRNDLGVGELEQATKILSELGDRDGEAAAANRGGIALMQLGRLHEALAHHRRAYDVYLELGAPLPRGRAANNVGVVCMRLGDYDAAHRALTEALQLARDTGNRVGAGVALANLAELAERRHRWEQAAAGYRAAIAIFEPIGYLGGLADGRRGLGLALARQGSPEDGLVLLAAALELARSIGEADIETATRIDLALVRRLTGRDATADYRAACEAAEASGDTYQHARALDGLARCALDAGDAEQARRLWQPALEVFTRLGVPEAAAAAAGLAEASG